A stretch of the Gossypium hirsutum isolate 1008001.06 chromosome D07, Gossypium_hirsutum_v2.1, whole genome shotgun sequence genome encodes the following:
- the LOC107954218 gene encoding uncharacterized protein isoform X3: MTTETVLRYSLPYTLIFTCTAVSPFSFLMFFLWEFTSFVYREGKEMESKKQNGSCSSFTAHLFGSKESSPSSKGIFSSIFPPPSMVHVGGRNSSSSQVLESWPKQPLEGSDWRHGMQESATYTKANKDSNSVFQEERMEPFHLSSSLYYGGRDIYRHSSSTQTSTSYPIFKKDGEHGPNGSNSQDASTGNWWQGSVYY, encoded by the exons ATGACTACTGAGACAGTTTTGAGATATTCCCTCCCATATACTTTGATCTTCACCTGCACTGCtgtttcccctttttcttttttgatgttCTTTCTCTGGGAATTCACTTCTTTTGTATACAGAGAAGGAAAGGAAATGGAGAGTAAGAAACAAAATGGTTCTTGTTCCTCATTCACTGCTCACCTATTTGGTTCCAAGGAATCATCACCATCGTCAAAAGGGATTTTCAGTTCCATTTTCCCACCTCCATCAATGGTACAT GTGGGTGGGAGGAACTCTTCAAGCTCTCAGGTGTTAGAATCATGGCCAAAACAACCTTTAGAAGGATCAGACTGGAGACATGGAATGCAAG AGAGTGCAACATATACCAAAGCCAACAAAGACAGTAACTCTGTTTTTCAGGAAGAAAGGATGGAACCATTCCATTTAAGTTCATCTCTTTACTATGGAGGCCGAGACATATATCGTCATTCTTCAAGTACACAAACTTCTACATCATATCCTATT TTTAAGAAAGATGGAGAACATGGCCCTAATGGAAGCAACTCACAAGATGCTTCTACAGGAAACTGGTGGCAAG GTTCGGTTTATTATTAG
- the LOC107954218 gene encoding uncharacterized protein isoform X7, with amino-acid sequence MESKKQNGSCSSFTAHLFGSKESSPSSKGIFSSIFPPPSMVGGRNSSSSQVLESWPKQPLEGSDWRHGMQESATYTKANKDSNSVFQEERMEPFHLSSSLYYGGRDIYRHSSSTQTSTSYPIFKKDGEHGPNGSNSQDASTGNWWQGSVYY; translated from the exons ATGGAGAGTAAGAAACAAAATGGTTCTTGTTCCTCATTCACTGCTCACCTATTTGGTTCCAAGGAATCATCACCATCGTCAAAAGGGATTTTCAGTTCCATTTTCCCACCTCCATCAATG GTGGGTGGGAGGAACTCTTCAAGCTCTCAGGTGTTAGAATCATGGCCAAAACAACCTTTAGAAGGATCAGACTGGAGACATGGAATGCAAG AGAGTGCAACATATACCAAAGCCAACAAAGACAGTAACTCTGTTTTTCAGGAAGAAAGGATGGAACCATTCCATTTAAGTTCATCTCTTTACTATGGAGGCCGAGACATATATCGTCATTCTTCAAGTACACAAACTTCTACATCATATCCTATT TTTAAGAAAGATGGAGAACATGGCCCTAATGGAAGCAACTCACAAGATGCTTCTACAGGAAACTGGTGGCAAG GTTCGGTTTATTATTAG
- the LOC107954218 gene encoding uncharacterized protein isoform X6, with amino-acid sequence MTTETVLRYSLPYTLIFTCTAVSPFSFLMFFLWEFTSFVYREGKEMESKKQNGSCSSFTAHLFGSKESSPSSKGIFSSIFPPPSMVGGRNSSSSQVLESWPKQPLEGSDWRHGMQESATYTKANKDSNSVFQEERMEPFHLSSSLYYGGRDIYRHSSSTQTSTSYPIFKKDGEHGPNGSNSQDASTGNWWQGSVYY; translated from the exons ATGACTACTGAGACAGTTTTGAGATATTCCCTCCCATATACTTTGATCTTCACCTGCACTGCtgtttcccctttttcttttttgatgttCTTTCTCTGGGAATTCACTTCTTTTGTATACAGAGAAGGAAAGGAAATGGAGAGTAAGAAACAAAATGGTTCTTGTTCCTCATTCACTGCTCACCTATTTGGTTCCAAGGAATCATCACCATCGTCAAAAGGGATTTTCAGTTCCATTTTCCCACCTCCATCAATG GTGGGTGGGAGGAACTCTTCAAGCTCTCAGGTGTTAGAATCATGGCCAAAACAACCTTTAGAAGGATCAGACTGGAGACATGGAATGCAAG AGAGTGCAACATATACCAAAGCCAACAAAGACAGTAACTCTGTTTTTCAGGAAGAAAGGATGGAACCATTCCATTTAAGTTCATCTCTTTACTATGGAGGCCGAGACATATATCGTCATTCTTCAAGTACACAAACTTCTACATCATATCCTATT TTTAAGAAAGATGGAGAACATGGCCCTAATGGAAGCAACTCACAAGATGCTTCTACAGGAAACTGGTGGCAAG GTTCGGTTTATTATTAG
- the LOC107954218 gene encoding uncharacterized protein isoform X5: MESKKQNGSCSSFTAHLFGSKESSPSSKGIFSSIFPPPSMVGGRNSSSSQVLESWPKQPLEGSDWRHGMQAPLAESATYTKANKDSNSVFQEERMEPFHLSSSLYYGGRDIYRHSSSTQTSTSYPIFKKDGEHGPNGSNSQDASTGNWWQGSVYY; encoded by the exons ATGGAGAGTAAGAAACAAAATGGTTCTTGTTCCTCATTCACTGCTCACCTATTTGGTTCCAAGGAATCATCACCATCGTCAAAAGGGATTTTCAGTTCCATTTTCCCACCTCCATCAATG GTGGGTGGGAGGAACTCTTCAAGCTCTCAGGTGTTAGAATCATGGCCAAAACAACCTTTAGAAGGATCAGACTGGAGACATGGAATGCAAG CTCCACTTGCAGAGAGTGCAACATATACCAAAGCCAACAAAGACAGTAACTCTGTTTTTCAGGAAGAAAGGATGGAACCATTCCATTTAAGTTCATCTCTTTACTATGGAGGCCGAGACATATATCGTCATTCTTCAAGTACACAAACTTCTACATCATATCCTATT TTTAAGAAAGATGGAGAACATGGCCCTAATGGAAGCAACTCACAAGATGCTTCTACAGGAAACTGGTGGCAAG GTTCGGTTTATTATTAG
- the LOC107954218 gene encoding uncharacterized protein isoform X4 produces the protein MESKKQNGSCSSFTAHLFGSKESSPSSKGIFSSIFPPPSMVHVGGRNSSSSQVLESWPKQPLEGSDWRHGMQAPLAESATYTKANKDSNSVFQEERMEPFHLSSSLYYGGRDIYRHSSSTQTSTSYPIFKKDGEHGPNGSNSQDASTGNWWQGSVYY, from the exons ATGGAGAGTAAGAAACAAAATGGTTCTTGTTCCTCATTCACTGCTCACCTATTTGGTTCCAAGGAATCATCACCATCGTCAAAAGGGATTTTCAGTTCCATTTTCCCACCTCCATCAATGGTACAT GTGGGTGGGAGGAACTCTTCAAGCTCTCAGGTGTTAGAATCATGGCCAAAACAACCTTTAGAAGGATCAGACTGGAGACATGGAATGCAAG CTCCACTTGCAGAGAGTGCAACATATACCAAAGCCAACAAAGACAGTAACTCTGTTTTTCAGGAAGAAAGGATGGAACCATTCCATTTAAGTTCATCTCTTTACTATGGAGGCCGAGACATATATCGTCATTCTTCAAGTACACAAACTTCTACATCATATCCTATT TTTAAGAAAGATGGAGAACATGGCCCTAATGGAAGCAACTCACAAGATGCTTCTACAGGAAACTGGTGGCAAG GTTCGGTTTATTATTAG
- the LOC107954217 gene encoding uncharacterized protein produces MFRPKYMFSPPPSSAPSPSVRLGHKISITTIHVMALDGIVNVNSLFTFAIFLGLAWYPIPTLIDPSSPASCAAGSNIAENLISCHVYSFSSFLFSSLIALAIKQAIKISKDSNDLAAHGVGASLVDVNLMALRVGMLVSSFGSVLGCGFLMMALVALVQIKLGTLGCGSIYTFAAIGPLVVLVPSALVIYICIVLYALTR; encoded by the coding sequence ATGTTTCGGCCGAAATATATGTTTTCTCCTCCACCTTCCTCCGCCCCATCTCCGTCGGTCCGGCTAGGCCACAAGATCAGTATCACCACCATCCATGTAATGGCACTAGACGGGATAGTCAACGTCAACTCACTCTTCACCTTCGCTATATTCCTTGGCCTTGCATGGTACCCCATCCCCACCCTCATAGACCCCAGCTCCCCCGCCTCCTGCGCTGCTGGTTCCAACATCGCTGAGAACCTCATTTCATGCCACGTCTACTCCTTCAGTTCTTTCCTCTTCTCCAGCTTAATTGCATTAGCCATCAAACAAGCCATAAAGATAAGTAAAGACAGCAATGACTTGGCAGCGCATGGGGTTGGTGCCAGTCTTGTGGATGTGAACTTGATGGCATTGAGGGTTGGGATGTTGGTTTCGAGTTTCGGTTCGGTTTTGGGATGTGGGTTTTTGATGATGGCTTTGGTGGCTCTGGTTCAGATTAAGCTGGGGACTTTGGGTTGTGGGAGTATCTACACTTTTGCTGCCATTGGTCCTCTGGTAGTTTTGGTCCCTTCGGCTCTTGTTATCTATATTTGTATTGTTCTTTATGCCTTAACTCGTTAG
- the LOC107954218 gene encoding uncharacterized protein isoform X2 yields the protein MTTETVLRYSLPYTLIFTCTAVSPFSFLMFFLWEFTSFVYREGKEMESKKQNGSCSSFTAHLFGSKESSPSSKGIFSSIFPPPSMVGGRNSSSSQVLESWPKQPLEGSDWRHGMQAPLAESATYTKANKDSNSVFQEERMEPFHLSSSLYYGGRDIYRHSSSTQTSTSYPIFKKDGEHGPNGSNSQDASTGNWWQGSVYY from the exons ATGACTACTGAGACAGTTTTGAGATATTCCCTCCCATATACTTTGATCTTCACCTGCACTGCtgtttcccctttttcttttttgatgttCTTTCTCTGGGAATTCACTTCTTTTGTATACAGAGAAGGAAAGGAAATGGAGAGTAAGAAACAAAATGGTTCTTGTTCCTCATTCACTGCTCACCTATTTGGTTCCAAGGAATCATCACCATCGTCAAAAGGGATTTTCAGTTCCATTTTCCCACCTCCATCAATG GTGGGTGGGAGGAACTCTTCAAGCTCTCAGGTGTTAGAATCATGGCCAAAACAACCTTTAGAAGGATCAGACTGGAGACATGGAATGCAAG CTCCACTTGCAGAGAGTGCAACATATACCAAAGCCAACAAAGACAGTAACTCTGTTTTTCAGGAAGAAAGGATGGAACCATTCCATTTAAGTTCATCTCTTTACTATGGAGGCCGAGACATATATCGTCATTCTTCAAGTACACAAACTTCTACATCATATCCTATT TTTAAGAAAGATGGAGAACATGGCCCTAATGGAAGCAACTCACAAGATGCTTCTACAGGAAACTGGTGGCAAG GTTCGGTTTATTATTAG
- the LOC107954218 gene encoding uncharacterized protein isoform X1, which yields MTTETVLRYSLPYTLIFTCTAVSPFSFLMFFLWEFTSFVYREGKEMESKKQNGSCSSFTAHLFGSKESSPSSKGIFSSIFPPPSMVHVGGRNSSSSQVLESWPKQPLEGSDWRHGMQAPLAESATYTKANKDSNSVFQEERMEPFHLSSSLYYGGRDIYRHSSSTQTSTSYPIFKKDGEHGPNGSNSQDASTGNWWQGSVYY from the exons ATGACTACTGAGACAGTTTTGAGATATTCCCTCCCATATACTTTGATCTTCACCTGCACTGCtgtttcccctttttcttttttgatgttCTTTCTCTGGGAATTCACTTCTTTTGTATACAGAGAAGGAAAGGAAATGGAGAGTAAGAAACAAAATGGTTCTTGTTCCTCATTCACTGCTCACCTATTTGGTTCCAAGGAATCATCACCATCGTCAAAAGGGATTTTCAGTTCCATTTTCCCACCTCCATCAATGGTACAT GTGGGTGGGAGGAACTCTTCAAGCTCTCAGGTGTTAGAATCATGGCCAAAACAACCTTTAGAAGGATCAGACTGGAGACATGGAATGCAAG CTCCACTTGCAGAGAGTGCAACATATACCAAAGCCAACAAAGACAGTAACTCTGTTTTTCAGGAAGAAAGGATGGAACCATTCCATTTAAGTTCATCTCTTTACTATGGAGGCCGAGACATATATCGTCATTCTTCAAGTACACAAACTTCTACATCATATCCTATT TTTAAGAAAGATGGAGAACATGGCCCTAATGGAAGCAACTCACAAGATGCTTCTACAGGAAACTGGTGGCAAG GTTCGGTTTATTATTAG